Proteins from one Camelina sativa cultivar DH55 chromosome 8, Cs, whole genome shotgun sequence genomic window:
- the LOC109124963 gene encoding GDSL esterase/lipase At4g10955-like, producing the protein NSYHRTSVASCLVQAVYTLERDRQQNRIGLKSQANHWWEFFNFTLAETLIDDSDGSIYGAVFEYKHFFSYNYHNTHHSKPPPRHVIAFRGTIMKRHSRSRDLKLDLRCVRDCLQDSTRFVHAIQVIQSAVAKTGNAAVWLAGHSLGAAVALLAGKIMTRSGFPLESYLFNPPFSSIPIEKLVKSEKLKHGVRFAGSLVKAGVAIAVKGRHHNKGQEDDSFMKLASWIPYLYVNPSDPICSEYIGYFKHRNKMFEIGAGKIERIATRNSLRSLLSGGGGGGGSSSDSCSSEPLHLLPSAYMTINISQSPTFKRAHGIHQWWDPMFNGEYVLHQF; encoded by the exons AATTCTTACCATAGAACCTCGGTGGCATCATGTTTGGTACAAGCAGTGTACACATTGGAACGAGACAGACAACAAAACAGGATTGGTCTAAAGTCACAAGCCAACCACTGGTGGGAGTTTTTCAACTTCACTTTAGCCGAAACCCTAATCGACGACTCAGATGGATCCATATACGGCGCCGTGTTCGAATACAAACACTTCTTCTCTTACAATTACCATAACACCCATCATTCGAAACCACCTCCTCGTCACGTGATCGCGTTCCGTGGCACGATCATGAAACGGCACTCTCGGTCACGCGACCTTAAGCTCGACCTACGCTGCGTCCGCGACTGCCTCCAAGACAGCACTAGGTTCGTGCATGCGATTCAGGTGATTCAAAGTGCGGTGGCTAAAACTGGTAATGCAGCCGTGTGGCTAGCCGGACATTCTCTTGGAGCAGCCGTGGCTTTGCTTGCCGGGAAGATCATGACTAGGTCTGGTTTCCCTCTTGAGAGTTACTTATTTAATCCTCCGTTCTCGTCGATTCCGATTGAGAAACTGGTGAAGAGTGAGAAGCTTAAACATGGAGTTCGATTCGCTGGAAGTCTCGTCAAAGCCGGAGTAGCAATCGCTGTCAAGGGTCGCCACCATAATAAG GGTCAAGAAGACGATTCATTTATGAAGTTAGCATCATGGATACCATATTTGTATGTGAATCCGTCAGATCCAATATGCTCAGAATACATTGGTTACTTCAAGCACAGAAACAAAATGTTTGAGATAGGAGCCGGTAAAATCGAGAGAATTGCTACGAGGAACTCACTTAGGAGTCTGTTAtcaggcggaggaggaggaggaggttcgTCTTCGGATTCTTGTTCATCAGAGCCTCTTCATCTTTTACCATCGGCGTATATGACTATAAACATTAGCCAGTCGCCTACTTTTAAGAGGGCTCATGGGATTCATCAATGGTGGGATCCGATGTTTAATGGTGaatatgttttgcatcaattttAA